A stretch of the Chloroflexota bacterium genome encodes the following:
- a CDS encoding ATP-binding cassette domain-containing protein has protein sequence MLIAEGLTKHFRMSSGFLNRRPSLVRAVDDVSLEIGTTETLALVGESGSGKTTTARLILRLIEPTAGRVLFQGQDVHALRGMPLRRFRKDVQVIFQDPRAALNPRRTVFEILRDPLLLHGLASQSEVRSIVAEILERVGLSPAYRYLDRYPREFSGGQLQRICVARAISLQPRLVVADEPVSALDVSVRAQILQLMQSLQQDSGLAYLFITHDLAVVRAIAHQVAVMYLGKIVESGPVESIFTDPLHPYTRALLSVTPVPNPRRARERDRIILHGEIPSPANPPSGCRFHTRCPFVMDACRTQEPNLRLLSEGHQVACHLIKG, from the coding sequence GTGCTCATAGCTGAAGGGCTCACCAAGCACTTCCGCATGTCTAGCGGATTTCTCAATCGTCGTCCCAGTCTCGTACGCGCTGTTGATGATGTCTCGCTTGAGATCGGAACCACCGAGACCCTGGCGTTGGTCGGCGAGAGCGGCTCAGGCAAGACGACGACCGCGAGACTGATATTGCGTCTCATCGAGCCAACGGCTGGGCGTGTGTTGTTCCAGGGACAGGATGTACATGCCTTGCGTGGCATGCCGCTCCGTCGCTTCCGGAAAGATGTACAAGTGATCTTTCAGGATCCACGTGCGGCGCTCAATCCTCGGAGGACCGTCTTCGAGATATTACGTGACCCGCTGTTGCTTCACGGCTTGGCCTCACAATCTGAAGTCCGTTCGATTGTTGCAGAGATCCTGGAACGCGTGGGGCTATCGCCGGCCTATCGATACCTGGATCGGTACCCGCGCGAGTTCAGTGGAGGGCAGCTCCAACGCATTTGCGTAGCGCGCGCTATCTCTCTGCAGCCCAGGCTAGTGGTAGCAGACGAACCAGTCTCTGCCCTTGACGTTTCCGTGCGCGCTCAGATCCTCCAGCTGATGCAATCCTTGCAGCAAGATAGTGGGCTGGCATATCTATTCATTACACACGATCTGGCTGTGGTGAGAGCTATAGCTCACCAGGTAGCGGTCATGTATCTGGGCAAAATCGTCGAGTCCGGGCCAGTGGAGAGCATCTTCACCGATCCCCTGCATCCCTACACGCGTGCTCTCCTTTCAGTAACTCCTGTCCCTAACCCACGTCGAGCCCGCGAACGGGATCGGATAATATTGCACGGCGAGATTCCATCGCCGGCCAATCCACCGAGTGGATGCCGCTTCCATACTCGCTGCCCGTTCGTTATGGATGCCTGTAGAACACAAGAGCCTAACTTGCGGCTGCTGAGCGAAGGTCACCAAGTTGCTTGTCATCTCATCAAGGGCTAA